One part of the Paenibacillus silvisoli genome encodes these proteins:
- a CDS encoding methyl-accepting chemotaxis protein, which produces MQWFHSLSIRNKLLTGCYAIVAAFSLALLLGLAITGGSFVLGIIIIVIAAIAAFPLVRVIETALTSSIDEMTSIAFGIAKGDFTQKVDISSSASLGELGHSFNSMVDKLRDILKETSTISRLVNDTSRSIFDKNVELKQVMEQVASSAGELATGANQISEDVGDMADSIREIEDNVSTYAHSTKVMNERSEHTLSLVARGRQAVESQAEGMSRNVEATNQVSAAIEELARMAAGITAITRTISDLAEQTNLLSLNASIEAARAGEHGRGFAVVAQEVRKLAEESTSSTKEVFTLVRSIEGGVKQAIQNIKVNEEVVQLQKKMLHDSELVFSELVTSVEFITEGIAQFSRESDHMMESARKISSAIQSISAITQQSAAGTEQVSASMNEQIGSVQAVVTETEKMQQTVMQLQRTMSIFKI; this is translated from the coding sequence ATGCAATGGTTCCATTCCTTATCCATCCGCAACAAGCTGCTGACCGGCTGTTACGCCATCGTAGCCGCATTCTCGCTCGCTTTACTGCTTGGCCTCGCAATTACCGGCGGTAGCTTCGTACTTGGAATTATCATCATCGTGATTGCCGCTATCGCTGCGTTTCCTCTTGTCCGCGTCATTGAGACAGCGCTTACATCGTCCATTGACGAAATGACGTCCATCGCCTTCGGCATCGCGAAAGGCGACTTTACGCAGAAGGTGGACATCTCTTCTTCCGCTTCGCTCGGCGAGCTGGGCCACTCCTTCAACAGCATGGTCGACAAGCTGCGCGATATCTTGAAGGAGACTTCCACGATTTCACGGCTTGTGAACGATACGAGCCGCAGCATCTTCGATAAGAACGTCGAGCTAAAGCAAGTGATGGAGCAGGTAGCCTCATCGGCCGGCGAGCTCGCGACAGGCGCGAACCAAATCTCCGAGGATGTCGGCGACATGGCGGATTCGATCCGCGAAATCGAAGATAACGTATCCACATACGCGCATTCCACAAAGGTGATGAACGAGCGGTCCGAACATACGCTTTCCCTCGTTGCCCGGGGACGCCAAGCCGTCGAAAGCCAAGCGGAAGGCATGTCCCGCAACGTGGAAGCCACGAATCAGGTATCCGCGGCAATCGAAGAGCTGGCGCGCATGGCGGCCGGCATTACGGCGATTACCCGCACCATCTCCGATCTTGCGGAGCAGACGAACCTGCTGTCGCTGAACGCGTCCATCGAAGCGGCCCGCGCAGGCGAGCACGGCAGAGGCTTCGCGGTCGTTGCCCAAGAGGTGCGCAAGCTGGCGGAAGAATCGACGTCCTCCACGAAGGAAGTATTCACCCTTGTACGCAGCATCGAAGGCGGCGTGAAGCAGGCGATTCAGAATATCAAGGTCAACGAAGAGGTTGTTCAGCTGCAGAAGAAGATGCTGCACGACTCCGAGCTAGTGTTCTCGGAGCTTGTGACGAGCGTCGAATTCATTACGGAGGGGATCGCCCAGTTTTCCCGCGAGAGCGACCACATGATGGAGAGCGCCCGCAAAATTTCAAGCGCCATCCAGAGCATCTCGGCGATCACGCAGCAGTCCGCTGCAGGCACGGAGCAGGTATCCGCGTCGATGAACGAGCAGATCGGATCGGTGCAGGCCGTCGTGACGGAGACCGAGAAGATGCAGCAGACCGTCATGCAGCTGCAGCGCACGATGTCGATTTTCAAAATCTAG
- a CDS encoding O-methyltransferase, with amino-acid sequence MNLDAMPLARQVDFVFKQLEEELLNAQAGTVIIQIRNNAVGKYGVRHNPIESKNGCIGESEQGMTKEQVQAFRKMAVDSMKLKRSWTHGEIMYDFSVRSGSGAWSASILFESNYNMASSMFRYTPKYAQHSLRDAP; translated from the coding sequence ATGAATTTGGATGCTATGCCATTAGCCCGACAAGTGGATTTCGTCTTTAAGCAGCTGGAAGAGGAGCTACTCAATGCCCAAGCAGGAACCGTCATCATTCAAATTCGAAACAACGCCGTTGGCAAATACGGTGTCCGGCACAATCCGATCGAGAGCAAGAACGGCTGTATCGGCGAATCGGAGCAGGGAATGACGAAGGAGCAGGTGCAGGCGTTCCGGAAAATGGCGGTCGATTCCATGAAGCTCAAGCGGAGCTGGACGCACGGCGAAATTATGTACGATTTCTCGGTTCGTTCCGGCAGCGGCGCATGGTCGGCGAGCATTCTGTTCGAGAGCAACTACAATATGGCAAGCTCTATGTTCCGCTACACGCCTAAATACGCGCAGCATTCGCTGCGGGATGCCCCATAG
- a CDS encoding alpha/beta-type small acid-soluble spore protein, producing MANNRSSGSLVVPGASAALDQMKYEVARSLGISFAQDGYYGDMLTRDAGYIGGNITRRLVELAESQLAGKTSR from the coding sequence ATGGCTAATAATCGCAGCAGCGGATCCTTGGTCGTACCGGGTGCAAGCGCGGCGCTGGACCAAATGAAATACGAAGTGGCAAGATCGCTCGGCATTTCCTTTGCTCAAGACGGCTACTACGGCGACATGCTGACACGCGACGCCGGCTATATCGGCGGCAACATCACTCGCAGATTGGTCGAGTTGGCGGAATCGCAACTCGCAGGCAAAACTTCGCGTTAA
- a CDS encoding DUF1980 domain-containing protein gives MITTQKRAAIHHIIRSGILTGFGLFIIYLVRTGSLLQYVEPNLSLYVKLSAMGLFATAIYQLHTAWEKWQGIDAPACDCNHDPSPSAIANAFYYGLFLLPLALGFLR, from the coding sequence ATGATAACCACGCAGAAGCGCGCTGCGATCCACCACATCATAAGAAGCGGCATATTAACCGGCTTCGGATTGTTCATCATTTATTTGGTTCGAACGGGCAGCCTGCTCCAATATGTGGAGCCTAATCTAAGTCTTTACGTGAAACTTTCGGCCATGGGACTCTTCGCCACGGCGATCTATCAGCTCCATACCGCCTGGGAGAAATGGCAGGGCATCGACGCTCCCGCCTGCGACTGCAACCACGATCCGTCCCCTTCCGCGATCGCGAATGCGTTCTATTACGGCTTGTTTTTGCTTCCGCTTGCGTTAGGCTTCCTTCGATAA
- a CDS encoding permease, which produces MHDFQHIFISIIIEAFPFILLGVFFSALLQVFVSDAMIARLTPSNPVVGVLFGCLLGLLLPLCECGMIPVVRRLIRKGMPPYIGMVFIFAGPIINPIVLASTLSAFRSQPIIAYARMGIAFAVCMLLGLLMYRFMKRSPLKLGMHSFATGRSGESAYGHNYNHGSLNGGIRERVHATFNHASDEFFDIGKYLIIGALLTAFVQATVDPNVLISLSQHPAVATIVMMGAAFALSLCSTSDAFIASSFDGIFGPGALLGFLVFGPMVDVKSMLMLFSAFRSKVIVAICLFLVAAVWVLSLAAEKLLTGL; this is translated from the coding sequence GTGCATGACTTTCAGCATATTTTTATCAGCATCATCATAGAAGCCTTTCCGTTCATCCTGCTCGGCGTCTTCTTCTCGGCGCTGCTGCAGGTTTTCGTGTCCGACGCGATGATTGCCCGGTTGACGCCGTCCAATCCGGTCGTCGGCGTTCTGTTCGGATGTCTGCTCGGACTGCTGCTGCCCTTGTGCGAATGCGGCATGATTCCGGTCGTGAGACGGCTGATCCGCAAAGGGATGCCGCCTTACATCGGCATGGTGTTTATTTTCGCCGGACCGATCATCAATCCGATCGTGCTCGCCTCTACGCTAAGCGCCTTCCGTTCGCAGCCGATCATCGCCTATGCCCGTATGGGGATCGCCTTCGCGGTCTGCATGCTGCTCGGACTGCTGATGTATCGGTTCATGAAACGCAGTCCCCTCAAGCTCGGCATGCACTCCTTCGCGACCGGCCGTTCCGGCGAATCCGCGTATGGCCACAATTACAATCATGGAAGCTTGAATGGCGGCATCCGCGAAAGGGTACACGCCACCTTCAATCATGCGTCGGACGAGTTTTTCGACATCGGCAAATATTTGATCATCGGCGCGCTGCTGACGGCCTTCGTGCAAGCGACCGTTGATCCGAATGTGCTGATCTCCCTCAGCCAGCATCCCGCAGTGGCCACGATTGTCATGATGGGCGCCGCATTCGCGCTGTCGCTCTGCTCCACCTCCGACGCGTTCATCGCCTCGTCCTTCGATGGCATTTTCGGTCCTGGCGCGCTGCTCGGCTTTCTCGTGTTCGGCCCCATGGTCGACGTCAAAAGCATGCTCATGCTCTTCTCCGCCTTCCGCAGCAAAGTCATCGTGGCGATCTGCCTCTTCCTGGTCGCGGCGGTATGGGTCCTGTCTCTGGCGGCGGAGAAGCTGCTAACCGGTCTTTAA
- the trpS gene encoding tryptophan--tRNA ligase, giving the protein MPRVLSGIQPSGQLTLGNYIGAIQNFVKLQETHECFFMVVDLHAITVPQEPAALREQTESVAALFIAAGIDPAKASVFAQSHVAPHAELGWLFTTLAYMGELERMTQFKDKSSGKDSVGAGLFVYPTLMAADILLYNADLVPVGDDQKQHLELTRDLAARFNQRYGDMFTIPEPYIPKVGARIMSLDDGTKKMSKSNPNPASYIALLDPPDVIRKKISRATTDSGRDVVFNPAEKPEVSNLMSIYSHCAGITLDEITARYEGQGYGAFKKDLAEHVVAKLEPLQQRYAEIRSSGEIHQILKQGAEQVSVIAEKTLREAKERMGFLLPR; this is encoded by the coding sequence ATGCCACGCGTATTATCAGGCATTCAACCGAGCGGTCAACTAACGCTCGGCAATTACATCGGCGCCATTCAAAACTTCGTTAAACTGCAGGAAACCCATGAATGCTTCTTCATGGTCGTCGATTTGCACGCGATTACGGTTCCACAAGAGCCGGCGGCGCTCAGAGAGCAAACGGAATCGGTAGCGGCGCTGTTCATCGCGGCAGGCATCGATCCGGCCAAAGCGAGCGTATTCGCGCAATCCCACGTCGCCCCGCACGCGGAGCTTGGCTGGTTGTTCACGACGCTTGCTTACATGGGCGAGCTCGAGCGCATGACGCAGTTCAAAGATAAGTCCAGCGGCAAAGATTCCGTAGGCGCAGGCCTGTTCGTGTACCCGACGCTCATGGCGGCCGATATTCTGTTGTACAACGCGGATCTCGTGCCGGTCGGCGACGACCAGAAGCAGCACTTGGAGCTGACGCGCGATCTGGCGGCACGTTTCAATCAGCGCTACGGCGACATGTTCACCATTCCGGAGCCGTACATTCCGAAGGTCGGCGCACGCATCATGTCGCTTGACGACGGCACGAAGAAGATGAGCAAGAGCAATCCGAACCCGGCCAGCTATATCGCGCTGCTGGATCCGCCGGATGTCATCCGCAAAAAAATCAGCCGCGCGACGACGGATTCCGGCCGCGATGTCGTATTCAATCCGGCCGAGAAGCCGGAGGTCAGCAACCTGATGAGCATCTACTCGCACTGCGCGGGGATTACGCTGGACGAAATTACGGCCCGCTACGAAGGACAAGGCTACGGCGCGTTCAAGAAAGACTTGGCGGAGCATGTCGTCGCCAAGCTGGAGCCGCTGCAGCAGCGTTACGCGGAAATCCGCAGCTCGGGCGAGATTCATCAGATTCTCAAGCAAGGCGCGGAACAAGTTTCGGTCATTGCCGAGAAGACGCTTCGCGAAGCGAAAGAGAGAATGGGCTTTCTTCTGCCCCGCTAA
- a CDS encoding alpha/beta-type small acid-soluble spore protein gives MAGQQSRSSNTLVVPQATAALQQMKYEAAQELGIAIPQDGYYGNVSTRDAGSLGGYITRKLVQIAEQQLSGQSNFR, from the coding sequence ATGGCAGGACAACAATCTCGTAGCAGCAACACGCTGGTAGTACCACAAGCAACAGCAGCGCTTCAACAAATGAAATACGAAGCGGCGCAAGAGCTCGGTATTGCAATTCCTCAAGACGGCTACTATGGTAATGTCTCTACGCGTGATGCAGGCTCACTTGGAGGATACATCACACGTAAACTCGTCCAAATTGCAGAGCAACAACTTTCGGGACAATCCAATTTCCGCTAA
- a CDS encoding metal-dependent hydrolase, producing the protein MDSGTHLVMGLGLAGLASVDPVVASDQTLYAAVLIGTVAGSQAPDLDGLLRFKSNAAYIRNHRGASHSLPAIVIWTVLITSILQLFFRFQLPWLHLGGWVLLAVVVHVFSDLFNTYGTQAMRPFNEKWISWNIIHIFDPVIFLAHLIAIALWALKIGDPQLIFPLLYAFLIVYYCWRTSAHRALQKQLVRVDELHEDGERYILIPTISLYDWNVVKRRTDGSFLIGDYRHGKLRWMDRAKCSDHPAVEKSKNDHSIRAFLYFTSFACAEVQEHPWGYEVRWSDVRYRHRKQYPFVGVLLMDTEFKTLGSYVGWLSEDRLQKRLRMNTY; encoded by the coding sequence ATGGATAGCGGAACGCATTTGGTCATGGGACTCGGGCTCGCGGGACTCGCTTCCGTCGATCCCGTCGTCGCATCGGATCAGACGCTATACGCCGCCGTCCTGATCGGCACGGTTGCCGGCTCGCAGGCCCCCGATCTCGACGGTTTGCTCCGCTTCAAGAGCAATGCGGCTTATATTCGAAACCATCGCGGCGCATCGCATTCTCTGCCGGCCATCGTCATCTGGACCGTGCTCATCACGTCAATCCTTCAGCTGTTTTTCCGTTTCCAGCTTCCTTGGCTTCATCTAGGCGGCTGGGTGCTGCTCGCGGTCGTCGTCCACGTCTTCAGCGATCTGTTCAACACCTACGGAACGCAGGCGATGCGGCCGTTCAACGAGAAGTGGATTTCCTGGAATATCATTCATATTTTCGACCCGGTCATCTTCTTGGCCCATCTGATCGCCATCGCGCTATGGGCGCTCAAAATCGGCGATCCGCAGCTGATCTTCCCGCTGCTGTACGCGTTCCTTATCGTTTATTACTGCTGGAGGACGTCAGCCCACCGCGCGCTGCAGAAGCAGCTGGTGCGGGTCGACGAGCTGCACGAGGACGGAGAACGCTACATTCTCATTCCAACCATCTCGTTATATGATTGGAACGTGGTGAAGCGCCGGACCGACGGCTCCTTCCTTATCGGCGATTACCGGCACGGCAAGCTGCGCTGGATGGACCGGGCCAAGTGCTCCGATCATCCCGCGGTCGAAAAATCGAAGAACGACCACTCGATCCGAGCGTTCCTTTATTTCACCTCCTTTGCCTGCGCCGAAGTGCAGGAGCACCCTTGGGGCTATGAGGTGCGCTGGTCCGATGTCCGTTACCGCCACCGCAAGCAGTACCCGTTCGTCGGCGTGCTGCTGATGGATACGGAATTTAAGACGCTCGGCTCGTATGTCGGCTGGCTCAGCGAGGATCGGCTGCAGAAACGGCTGAGAATGAATACGTATTGA
- the gerQ gene encoding spore coat protein GerQ: MSNGYWNNTAVSPASTGGFPGGYGYYQHPTATPLPTPVPTPFVAGASAAMPPQVPSGSFVTPAGGNVVTVPATEESYVENILRLNRGKMATFYMTYENNREWNAKVFRGIIEAAGRDHIIISDPSTGMRYLLLTLNLDYVTFDGPINYEYTFNGQTITNQVPLTPTGR, encoded by the coding sequence ATGTCAAACGGTTATTGGAACAACACAGCGGTAAGTCCAGCAAGCACAGGAGGATTCCCGGGCGGATACGGGTACTATCAGCACCCGACCGCGACGCCGCTGCCGACTCCGGTTCCGACTCCATTCGTGGCAGGAGCATCCGCTGCGATGCCCCCACAAGTACCCAGCGGATCCTTCGTTACGCCCGCAGGCGGCAATGTCGTTACCGTGCCTGCAACTGAAGAATCGTATGTAGAGAACATTTTGCGCTTGAACCGCGGCAAAATGGCTACCTTTTATATGACGTACGAAAACAACCGCGAATGGAACGCCAAAGTATTCCGCGGCATCATCGAAGCTGCCGGACGCGACCATATCATCATCAGCGATCCTTCCACCGGCATGCGCTACTTACTGCTTACGCTTAACCTCGACTACGTGACGTTCGACGGCCCGATCAACTACGAATATACGTTCAACGGCCAAACGATTACGAATCAAGTTCCGCTCACGCCAACCGGCCGCTAA
- a CDS encoding cell wall hydrolase: MAVIKSNSEEVKLLARLLRAEAEGEGNQGMLMVGNVGVNRVLGNCIDFKNIRTIQQMVFQSPGGFEATQKGYFYQAARDNELALARRVINGERLWPSSNALWYFRPAGSCPPTWWDQKLVGKFKAHCFYNPQPEECPRVF; the protein is encoded by the coding sequence ATGGCAGTTATCAAATCAAACTCCGAAGAAGTCAAACTGCTGGCAAGGCTCCTACGCGCGGAAGCCGAAGGCGAAGGCAACCAGGGCATGTTGATGGTAGGCAACGTTGGCGTAAACCGTGTGCTGGGTAACTGTATCGACTTCAAAAACATTCGCACCATTCAACAGATGGTATTCCAAAGCCCCGGAGGATTCGAAGCAACGCAGAAAGGCTACTTCTATCAAGCTGCCAGAGACAATGAGCTCGCGCTGGCCAGACGCGTGATCAACGGCGAACGGCTGTGGCCTTCGTCGAACGCGCTGTGGTATTTCCGCCCGGCCGGCAGCTGCCCGCCAACGTGGTGGGACCAAAAGCTCGTGGGCAAATTCAAGGCGCATTGCTTCTACAACCCGCAGCCGGAAGAATGCCCGCGCGTATTTTAA
- the cyoE gene encoding heme o synthase: MFKEYVALTKPKLLRLNAFAAFGGFWVASKWDIDWLLLLYMLIGSLLLMASACVINNYWDRELDKKMERTKNRALPTNRLSPTNVLIYGIVLGILGLAVLFTLVNPLSGWLGLLGFFFYVVVYTMWLKRTSTWSTSIGGVSGAMPPVIGYCAVTGVVDEGAWLLFALLFLWQPAHFWSLAIRRVEEYRAAGFPLLPVVKGIHRTKLQMNPYILLLIPTGILFFTFDYVGYAFLIISLAGSVLWLIHTLAGLKAKDVNKWAKTNFIISINYLMIVFLVMIADTNGIG, from the coding sequence GTGTTTAAAGAATATGTGGCCCTGACCAAACCGAAGCTGTTGCGTTTAAACGCTTTCGCTGCGTTCGGTGGATTTTGGGTCGCTTCCAAATGGGATATCGACTGGCTGCTGCTGCTCTACATGCTTATCGGCTCGCTGCTTTTAATGGCATCGGCCTGCGTCATTAATAACTATTGGGATCGCGAGCTGGACAAGAAGATGGAGCGCACGAAGAACCGCGCGCTGCCGACGAACCGGCTAAGCCCGACGAACGTGCTGATCTACGGCATCGTGCTTGGCATACTGGGACTTGCCGTCTTGTTCACGCTTGTTAATCCGCTTTCGGGCTGGCTCGGCTTGCTCGGATTTTTCTTCTACGTCGTCGTGTACACGATGTGGCTGAAGCGGACGTCGACGTGGAGCACCTCGATCGGCGGCGTTTCCGGCGCCATGCCTCCGGTAATCGGCTACTGCGCCGTGACTGGCGTTGTCGACGAAGGCGCGTGGCTGCTGTTCGCGCTGTTGTTTCTGTGGCAGCCGGCCCATTTCTGGTCGCTGGCCATCAGACGCGTGGAGGAATACCGCGCCGCGGGCTTCCCGCTGCTTCCGGTCGTGAAGGGGATTCACCGCACGAAGCTGCAGATGAACCCGTACATTTTGCTCCTGATTCCGACCGGGATTTTGTTTTTCACTTTCGACTATGTAGGCTATGCGTTTCTGATCATTTCGCTGGCAGGCAGCGTGCTATGGCTCATTCACACGCTGGCAGGTTTGAAGGCGAAGGATGTTAACAAGTGGGCGAAAACAAACTTTATCATTTCCATTAATTATTTGATGATCGTATTTCTTGTCATGATCGCTGACACGAACGGGATCGGTTAG
- a CDS encoding SCO family protein translates to MPVLRKYGFTIAVLVLCAAMGLYLYLSSTKDAKVNLDQNLKVPNFQLTDMDGESVSLADSNGKVRVIYFFYANCPDICPPTTFLMTQLQDKLKDSGVYGKDVEFMSITFDPDRDTAENMRKFADKFDIDKSAWTFLRGNSEEETKKLMTDFGLGLVKDPATNLFTHTDTITFVDREGVVRKYMTGSIDENQNADKLAEVVDALVEE, encoded by the coding sequence TTGCCTGTTTTACGGAAGTACGGTTTTACGATTGCGGTGCTTGTCCTCTGCGCGGCGATGGGACTTTACTTGTATCTCTCGTCTACGAAGGATGCGAAGGTGAATCTCGATCAGAACTTGAAGGTGCCGAACTTTCAGCTGACGGATATGGACGGCGAGAGCGTTTCGCTCGCGGATTCGAACGGCAAGGTGCGGGTCATCTATTTCTTCTACGCGAACTGTCCCGACATTTGCCCGCCGACGACCTTCCTGATGACGCAGCTGCAGGACAAGCTGAAGGATAGCGGCGTGTACGGCAAAGATGTGGAGTTTATGTCGATCACCTTCGATCCGGACCGCGATACGGCGGAAAACATGCGCAAATTCGCCGATAAGTTCGACATCGACAAGAGCGCTTGGACGTTCCTGCGCGGCAACAGCGAGGAAGAAACGAAGAAGCTGATGACGGACTTCGGGCTGGGGCTTGTGAAGGACCCGGCGACGAACCTGTTCACGCATACGGACACGATCACCTTCGTCGACCGCGAAGGCGTGGTCCGGAAATATATGACGGGCTCGATTGACGAGAACCAGAACGCGGACAAGCTTGCGGAAGTCGTGGACGCGCTGGTGGAAGAGTAG
- a CDS encoding AEC family transporter encodes MTIFLSILWNNIIPLSVMIAIGITLHRVFSLDIKTLSKLNFYLFSPAIIFRLLYTTEITLSSAMSVLLFFVVFMGLMYGCVETVIRLRGIRGGRRGAMRNSVLFYNSANYGIPLNELVFASNPFTLSVQVLIMMLQALLPNTYGIYSVNAHRISGKEIVRTILKQPVIYVIPLGFLMRGFHVPIPHALNVPLDYAANAFIGTALVTLGVQLGSMTVSFRSFLWKDVLMSCGLRLLMGPLLAFGVVQLLQLDGLMAQALIVSSSVPTSLSSVLLAVEFDNEREFASQAVLTSTLLSIVTVTLVIFVLNVNP; translated from the coding sequence ATGACCATTTTTCTATCGATATTATGGAACAACATCATCCCGTTGTCAGTCATGATTGCTATCGGCATCACGCTGCATCGGGTTTTTTCTTTAGATATCAAAACATTGTCCAAGCTGAACTTTTACTTATTTTCTCCCGCGATCATTTTCAGGCTGCTGTATACGACGGAGATTACGCTGTCGTCGGCCATGTCCGTGCTGTTGTTCTTCGTGGTGTTCATGGGGCTGATGTACGGCTGCGTAGAGACCGTCATCCGTCTTCGTGGCATCAGAGGAGGCAGGCGGGGAGCGATGCGAAACAGCGTGCTGTTCTATAACAGCGCGAACTACGGCATTCCGCTTAACGAGCTCGTCTTCGCCTCCAACCCGTTTACGCTGTCGGTTCAGGTGCTCATTATGATGCTGCAGGCGCTGCTTCCGAACACGTACGGCATTTACAGCGTCAACGCGCACCGGATCAGCGGCAAAGAAATCGTGCGCACGATTCTGAAGCAGCCCGTCATCTATGTCATACCGCTCGGGTTTCTGATGCGGGGCTTCCATGTGCCGATCCCGCACGCGCTCAACGTGCCGCTCGATTACGCGGCCAACGCCTTTATCGGCACGGCGCTCGTAACGCTCGGCGTCCAGCTCGGGAGCATGACGGTGTCCTTCCGCAGCTTCTTGTGGAAGGATGTGCTGATGTCCTGCGGACTCCGCCTGCTGATGGGCCCGCTGCTCGCGTTTGGCGTCGTTCAGCTGCTCCAGTTGGACGGCTTGATGGCGCAGGCGCTCATCGTGTCCTCCAGCGTGCCGACCTCGCTGTCCAGCGTGCTGCTGGCGGTGGAGTTCGACAACGAGCGGGAGTTCGCCTCGCAGGCGGTGCTGACGTCGACGCTGCTCAGTATTGTGACGGTTACCCTTGTTATTTTCGTATTGAACGTCAACCCTTAG
- a CDS encoding toprim domain-containing protein, with protein MDDIAIIVEGKNDRSRLRRVLTEDTPIFCTMGTPGTNQIEKLRRQVGDRQAYIFTDNDSSGKRIRGMLREAFPDAEHIHTRRGYPGVEKTPEEYLIEQLEKAGLEEYIVYPPSGAAIWSKEDDF; from the coding sequence ATGGATGACATCGCCATCATCGTCGAAGGCAAGAACGACCGAAGCCGGCTGCGCCGCGTGCTGACGGAGGATACGCCGATCTTCTGCACGATGGGGACGCCCGGCACGAACCAGATCGAGAAGCTGCGCAGGCAGGTCGGCGACCGGCAGGCTTACATTTTCACGGACAACGACTCCTCCGGCAAGCGAATCCGCGGCATGCTGCGCGAGGCGTTCCCGGACGCCGAGCATATCCATACCCGGCGCGGCTACCCGGGCGTCGAGAAAACGCCGGAAGAATACTTAATCGAGCAATTAGAAAAAGCGGGCCTCGAGGAATACATCGTGTATCCCCCGTCTGGCGCCGCCATTTGGAGTAAGGAAGATGATTTTTAA
- a CDS encoding YjcZ family sporulation protein has protein sequence MSQFVDAERGGHHGHHGFTSAGSILVLFILLVIVICGCGGWF, from the coding sequence ATGTCTCAATTCGTAGATGCTGAACGCGGAGGCCACCACGGCCATCACGGTTTTACTTCTGCTGGTTCCATCCTGGTGCTTTTCATCCTGTTGGTTATCGTCATTTGCGGCTGCGGCGGTTGGTTCTAA